A genomic region of Raphanus sativus cultivar WK10039 chromosome 6, ASM80110v3, whole genome shotgun sequence contains the following coding sequences:
- the LOC108808806 gene encoding beta-glucosidase 27-like, which yields MMPGKKVYAAKKSFGRSDFPEGFLFGTASSAYQYEGAVNDASRGLSVWDTFVRKHPERNCYSDADQAVEFYHHYKEDIQRMKDINMDSFRFSISWPRIVPHGKKSKGVNKEGIKFYNDLIDELLANGITPLATLFHWDTPQALEDEYDGFLSEKAVDDFCDFAAICFEEFGDRVKFWVTLNEPWVYSIGGYDTGRKAPGRASKYMNEAALAGESGREVYTVSHNLLLAHAEAVEVFRNNPKCKDGKIGIAHCPVWFESYDSNCPDDQEAVERAMEFMFGWHMDPTVYGDYPEVMKRLIGKRLPSFTAAQSQKLKGSFDFVGVNYYSAFYVKNVTDVDHNTPNWRSDARIEWKKQNKAGEILGPTGGSEWDFLYPQGLRKFLNHAKNKYGSPKFMITENGYCDIDYEKKAKLSNLMDLQRTEYHEKHLQSIDQAIKEDGVQVEGYYAWSLLDNCEWNAGYGVRYGLFYVDYNNGLKRYPKMSAMWFKEFLKKEEIEDSEKEGLMLNSVVNKKRKRFLTSSGLPSCFIPKMSESSKALELFF from the exons ATGATGCC AGGAAAGAAGGTTTACGCAGCTAAGAAATCGTTTGGCCGATCCGATTTCCCTGAAGGCTTTTTGTTTGGAACTGCCTCATCGGCTTACCAATACGAAGGAGCAGTGAACGATGCCTCTCGGGGGCTAAGTGTTTGGGATACTTTCGTCCGCAAACATCCAG AAAGGAATTGTTACTCTGATGCGGACCAAGCAGTGGAGTTTTATCACCATTACAAGGAAGACATTCAAAGAATGAAAGATATCAATATGGATTCATTCAGATTCTCAATCTCATGGCCTAGGATTGTCCCTc ATGGAAAGAAAAGCAAAGGGGTGAACAAGGAGGGAATCAAATTCTACAACGATCTCATCGACGAACTCCTAGCCAACG GAATCACACCTCTAGCGACTTTGTTCCATTGGGATACTCCACAAGCCTTAGAAGATGAATACGACGGGTTTCTGAGCGAAAAAGCTGT TGATGATTTTTGCGATTTTGCCGCCATATGTTTTGAGGAATTTGGCGACCGTGTGAAATTTTGGGTGACACTAAATGAGCCGTGGGTTTACAGTATTGGTGGTTACGATACGGGGAGAAAAGCTCCAGGTCGTGCGTCTAAATACATGAATGAAGCAGCTTTAGCCGGTGAATCTGGTCGCGAGGTTTATACTGTCAGTCACAATCTACTCTTAGCTCACGCAGAAGCTGTTGAAGTCTTCAGAAATAACCCAAAG TGTAAAGATGGGAAAATCGGTATTGCACATTGTCCGGTCTGGTTCGAATCTTACGACTCGAACTGTCCTGATGATCAAGAAGCAGTTGAGCGTGCCATGGAATTTATGTTTGGGTG GCATATGGATCCAACGGTCTATGGTGATTATCCAGAAGTCATGAAAAGATTGATAGGAAAAAGATTACCGTCGTTTACCGCGGCTCAATCTCAGAAGTTAAAAGGATCTTTTGATTTCGTGGGAGTAAATTATTACAGTGCCTTTTACGTTAAAAATGTTACTGACGTGGATCATAACACTCCAAACTGGAGATCCGACGCACGCATCGAATGGAAAA aacaaaacaaaGCTGGAGAAATTTTGGGTCCTACAGGTGGTTCAGAATGGGACTTTTTATACCCGCAAGGATTAAGAAAGTTTCTAAATCATGCAAAAAACAAATACGGAAGCCCTAAATTTATGATTACTGAAAAtg GATATTGCGATATAGACTATGAAAAGAAAGCTAAACTCTCGAATCTGATGGATCTTCAGAGGACAGAGTACCACGAAAAACATCTCCAAAGCATCGACCAAGCTATCAA gGAGGATGGTGTTCAAGTAGAAGGGTACTATGCATGGTCATTGCTTGACAATTGCGAATGGAATGCTGGCTATGGTGTCCGGTATGGTCTATTTTACGTGGACTACAACAACGGTTTAAAACGTTATCCAAAAATGTCGGCAATGTGGTTCAAAGAGTTTttgaagaaagaagagattgaagaTTCAGAGAAAGAAGGGTTGATGTTGAATTCTGTTGTtaacaagaagaggaagagattCTTAACATCTTCTGGTTTACCTTCCTGTTTTATACCAAAGATGTCTGAATCCTCGAAAGCACTTGAGCTCTTTTTCTAG
- the LOC108808805 gene encoding beta-glucosidase 28, translated as MKVHLFILILIVSWLSKKITSLSPESRVLGRRGFPDNFVFGTAASAFQYEGATSEGGKSQSIWDYFSHTFPERTNMQNGDVAVDFYHRYKDDIKLMKELNMDAFRFSISWARLIPSGKVKDGVNKEGVQFYNALIDELIANGIQPSISLYHWDHPQALEDEYGGFLSPQIIEDFRDFSRVCFEEFGNRVKMWTTINEPYIITVAGYDTGNKAVGRCSKWVNSQCQAGDSATEPYIASHHLLLAHAAAVQEFRKCNKTSQDGQIGIVLSPLWFEPYDTTSLEDNEAVKRALAIELDWHLDPVIHGDYPETLKKQVGNRLPSFTAEQSRILKNSSDFIGVNYYTARYIAHLPHVDPARPRFKTDQQLEWRVTNHSNHQIGPEEDRGILHSVPEGLRKVLNYIKDKYNNPTVYIKENGINDYDDGTKSREDILKDTFRIKYHEDHLEQLHKAIMEDGCDVRGYYAWSLLDNFEWEHGYSTRFGLYYVDYDNNLERYPKDSVNWFKQFLSRVGIKNGQEKEEEQVWDVSRERSSQDKNNKTLDDPEGFEASVSTIIYLMTNTSRRREEERDRCTFDIPYTRLGLLLGLDTSFGP; from the exons atgaaggtGCATCTTTTCATCCTCATTTTGATAGTCTCATGGTTGTCCAAGAAGATTACTTCTCTTAGTCCTGAATCTCGAGTACTCGGTCGTCGTGGTTTTCCcgataattttgtttttggtacTGCTGCATCTGCTTTTCAG TACGAAGGTGCAACAAGTGAAGGCGGAAAATCGCAAAGTATATGGGATTACTTCAGCCACACTTTTCCAG AAAGAACAAATATGCAGAATGGAGATGTAGCGGTCGATTTTTACCATCGTTATAAG gATGACATCAAGTTGATGAAAGAGCTTAATATGGACGCTTTCAGATTTTCAATTTCGTGGGCCAGATTGATTCCCA GTGGGAAGGTAAAGGATGGAGTAAACAAAGAAGGTGTACAATTCTACAATGCTCTCATCGACGAGCTTATTGCTAATG GCATTCAACCTTCGATCTCCCTCTATCATTGGGATCATCCTCAAGCTCTCGAGGATGAGTATGGTGGTTTTCTAAGCCCTCAAATAAT AGAAGATTTTCGAGATTTTTCAAGAGTTTGTTTTGAAGAATTTGGAAACAGAGTTAAGATGTGGACAACTATAAACGAGCCTTACATTATAACTGTTGCGGGCTATGATACGGGCAACAAAGCAGTTGGACGTTGCTCGAAATGGGTAAATAGTCAGTGTCAAGCGGGTGATTCGGCTACCGAGCCTTATATTGCAtcacatcatcttcttcttgctcaTGCCGCAGCTGTACAAGAGTTCCGGAAATGTAACAAG ACTTCACAAGATGGTCAGATTGGGATAGTGTTATCGCCCTTGTGGTTTGAGCCTTATGACACTACTTCTCTTGAAGATAACGAAGCTGTAAAGCGAGCTCTTGCCATTGAACTAGATTG GCATTTAGATCCAGTTATCCACGGAGATTATCCAGAAACACTAAAGAAACAAGTGGGAAACAGATTACCATCTTTCACCGCAGAACAATccagaattttaaaaaattcatcggATTTCATTGGAGTAAACTATTATACCGCACGCTACATTGCTCATCTTCCTCACGTTGACCCTGCACGACCTAGATTCAAGACTGATCAACAGTTAGAATGGAGAG TAACAAATCACAGTAATCACCAAATAGGACCAGAG GAAGATCGAGGCATACTCCACTCAGTGCCAGAAGGTTTACGGAAAGTACTTAACTACATCAAAGATAAATACAACAACCCTACAGTCTATATAAAAGAGAACG GGATTAATGACTACGACGACGGTACAAAATCACGAGAGGATATTCTCAAGGATACATTTAGGATAAAGTACCACGAGGACCATCTCGAACAACTCCACAAAGCTATAAT GGAGGATGGATGTGACGTCAGAGGATATTACGCATGGTCTTTACTTGATAATTTTGAGTGGGAGCATGGATATTCTACTAGGTTCGGTCTGTATTATGTTGACTATGACAACAATCTCGAGCGGTATCCCAAAGATTCCGTTAATTGGTTCAAACAATTTCTCAGTAGAGTTGGCATAAAGAATGGTcaagaaaaagaggaagaacAAGTATGGGATGTATCACGTGAGAGGTCAAGTCAGGACAAGAATAATAAGACTCTTGACGATCCAGAAGGTTTCGAGGCGTCCGTTAGCACGATTATATATCTCATGACGAACACAtcgaggagaagagaagaagagagagatcgTTGCACTTTTGATATTCCTTATACTCGGTTGGGTTTGTTGTTGGGTCTCGATACTTCTTTTGGACCCTAG